In Thunnus thynnus chromosome 11, fThuThy2.1, whole genome shotgun sequence, the following proteins share a genomic window:
- the phgdh gene encoding D-3-phosphoglycerate dehydrogenase translates to MAPISIKTVLISESVDPRCRAILQENGIRVTEKQNMKKDELIAEIKDYDGLVVRSATKVTADVINAASNLKIIGRAGTGVDNVDVDAATKKGIIVMNTPSGNTISAAELTCALIMSLSRHVPQATMSMKAGNWDRKKFMGAELYGKVLGIVGLGRIGKEVASRMQSFGMRTIGYDPITPPEVSASWGVEQMPLEKLWPQCDYITVHTPLMPSTAGLLNDTSFAKCKKGVKVVNCARGGIIDEAALLRALESGQCGGAGLDVFVEEPPKDRSLVDHPNVISCPHLGASTKEAQARCGEDIALQIVDMVKGKNLVGGVNAQVMASTFSQESHQLIKLGEAIGAVLQSCSASKKPFSHLQITTQGDCMKSSTGYMTSAVLVGLLDNQSGCCPNLINAVSLAKESGITVNQSHCVSDGAADGVCQVEIAASGCSYKASGSVQGGVPVLLELSGSVFRQPVSLTGNLLFFKASANPQLLSSVAGLLAAERVEIQSFSAPADRTGDLWYCVGVSSLLRDLGALKPLAKEAAQLSI, encoded by the exons GACTACGACGGCCTTGTGGTCAGATCTGCAACCAAGGTCACGGCTGATGTTATCAATGCTGCTAGTAATCTTAAGATCATTGGGAGAGCTGGGACCGGTGTGGACAATGTGGATGTTGATGCCGCCACCAAAAAGGGCATCATTGTCATGAA CACTCCAAGCGGTAACACGATCAGTGCTGCAGAGCTGACATGTGCCCTGATCATGAGCCTCTCAAG aCATGTGCCTCAAGCTACAATGTCCATGAAAGCAGGGAACTGGGATCGCAAAAAG TTCATGGGTGCAGAGCTGTATGGCAAAGTACTGGGAATAGTTGGACTTGGAAGAATAGGAAAGGAAGTGGCCTCTAGAATGCAGTCTTTTGGCATGAGG ACTATTGGCTACGATCCAATCACTCCACCTGAGGTGTCAGCCAGCTGGGGGGTGGAGCAGATGCCTCTGGAGAAGCTTTGGCCCCAGTGTGACTACATTACTGTCCACACTCCCCTGATGCCCTCTACTGCTG GTCTGCTCAATGATACATCATTTGCTAAATGCAAGAAAGGAGTGAAGGTTGTGAACTGTGCACGTGGGGGCATCATTGATGAGGCTGCTCTCCTCAGAGCTTTGGAGTCCGGACAGTGTGGAGGAGCTGGGCTTGACGTCTTTGTTGAG GAGCCACCTAAGGACCGCTCACTGGTCGACCATCCCAATGTCATCAGCTGTCCTCACCTGGGAGCCAGTACCAAGGAGGCACAGGCGCGTTGTGGAGAGGACATTGCTCTGCAGATTGTGGACATGGTGAAGGGCAAGAACTTGGTTGGAGGA GTAAATGCACAGGTTATGGCCAGCACATTCTCCCAGGAGTCTCACCAGCTGATCAAACTTGGAGAGGCCATTGGAGCTGTGCTGCAGTCTTGCAGTGCTTCCAAGAAACCATTCAGCCATCTTCAAATCACTACTCAAG GGGATTGCATGAAGTCCTCCACTGGCTACATGACTTCTGCCGTACTGGTTGGACTGCTTGACAATCAATCTGGCTGTTGCCCAAACCTCATCAATGCCGTGAGCCTCGCCAAGGAGTCTGGAATCACG GTCAACCAGTCCCACTGCGTGTCTGATGGGGCTGCTGATGGTGTGTGTCAGGTGGAGATCGCTGCCAGTGGCTGCAGCTACAAAGCCAGCGGTTCAGTTCAAGGTGGTGTGCCAGTCCTACTGGAGCTGAGCGGCAGCGTGTTCAGACAGCCAGTGTCCCTCACTGGGAATCTGCTGTTCTTCAAGGCCTCCGCAAATCCTCAGCTCCTGTCTTCAGTGGCTG GACTGTTGGCCGCAGAGCGAGTGGAAATTCAGTCTTTCAGTGCTCCTGCAGACCGCACTGGAGATCTGTGGTATTGTGTGGGGGTGTCCTCCCTTCTGCGAGACCTCGGTGCCTTGAAGCCTTTGGCGAAGGAAGCAGCGCAGCTCTCCATTTAA